In Mesorhizobium sp. M9A.F.Ca.ET.002.03.1.2, the DNA window ACTGCCGATGTGTCATAACGCGATATTCGGCTTGAGGCCGTGTTCCTGCTGCAAAATTGCGCCACCAGGGTCCAGGTCCGGATTCAAAATCTGTCGCTGCGTGACACGAAGAGCTTCACAGCAGCTTCGCTTCGTGCCATCGGGACTGTTCGCCCTCGCATTGCTCCGGGCGGCGCCCGCGTTAAGCCGTCCTCGGCGTTTCGTGGCAGGTGCGAAGTCCTGCAAATTCTTGCTGATCCGGAGGGGGAGTTGGCCGATCAGAAACCCGCCGACAAATACTTCAAGATAGAGGTAACGCAGCGCGTCTTCGTCGACGAGGCCAACGAAGATGTCGTGTTTTATTCCCGGCGCGCCGTGACGAAAGAAAAGCCGCGGGTCGTGCGGGAGAAAGATCTTCGCGATGCGCTGCTGCTCCTCCTGGATGTTCTGGTCGCGGTCATCGTCCCGCGCCGGTATTGGGCTTACCTTTGCCACGTCCAGGCCGGGGCCCGGCTCGGCAAGCATGCCCGCAAGGACCTTGCCGGGTTCGTCGAGAGCGTATCGTGCGTCATTGGCGGCGCCGCCAAATCGCAGGCCCGGGCGCTCTTTCGCGCTGGTCGCGACGCGCGCCATCGCCGCATCATGCTGCTGGCGGGCGAACTCACGCGGTTGCGCTGGCAGCCGCGTATCCGCCTTGGCGGCGTCGATGGAGTGAAGGCGGCGTTGCAACGCGGCAACGGCGTCATCATCTGGTGCAACCAGTTCACCGCGCAGAACCTGATCGGCAAGAGGGCGCTGCATGAAGCCGGCATCACCTGCCATCAGGTCAGCGTTGCCGAGCACGGATTTTCGAATTCAGCTTTCGCGAGACGGTTTCTGAACCCGTTTCTGGTGCGGGTTGAGAATCGCTATTTGGCTGGCAGGATCGTTTTCGACCGCGACGACGCCTATCAGGTCACCAAGCGCATCAGCGCCATCCTGAAGAACAATGGCGTGGTCCTGATGACGAACAATGTCTATTCGGGATCGACCTTCGTCGAAACACGGCTCGGCGGGTCCGGCCATGCGCAGTTTGCCACGACGCCTCTCAGCTTTGCCGCGCGATGCGGTGCCGCCTTGTTTTCGATGTCAACGCTCGAAATACAGCCCTTCGAGACTTATGACGCCGTGATCGGCACCGAAATCCAGATCTTTCGAAGCGAAAAGCCAGGCCTCGGAGGTGAACGGCCGTCGGCGAAGGCTTTCGCCACGCTGGCCGGCGCCGTGCTCGATTTCCGTGATCAGTTCGAGGCCGACCTGCGCAGGTGCCCTGAACAATACATGCTCTGGGGGCGTCAGGCGCACAGCATGGTCGGCTCATCGCTGCACGAAACGGACGGATGAGACCGGCCCGAAGATGATTTTCACGGCCACAGCCCATTGCGCAGGCGATAGTTGCTGACGGCAACGGACTGACCGCCGAAACGGTCTTTCCACGTGTCCCGCCCGATCATGAAATCCACTGATCTCACGCCTGCCGCACATGCTTCGCCAATGATGTGCATCATCAGCACCCAGCCGGGCGAAACCTTTCGCCACGCGGGGTCATAGGCGAGTTTTGACGGAAAGATCGTTCCGCCGCACTTGAAAAGCAGCACCGCCGCCATGATCTCCTGCTTCGCCTCCAGCGCCATGACGCTGGCGCGGCCGCGCCTGGATTCGAACGCGGTTACGTCCAGAAACATCTCCTCGACACCCGCGGCTGCAATCCAGTTGGCCGCGCCGAACCGCGCCTCGACCCATTTCCGTTTCTGAGCGAATATCCAACGTATCGAGGCCTCGAGGTCCCCGGCCGAGCCTATCTCGCGGAACCGCACCGGACCTTCGCGCTCCATCAGCTTGGTGTAGCGGCGAAGATTGTAGCGCGTATTGGAGGACTGGCTTGCCAGGAAATCGTCCCGGCTTGTGAACGCCGATATATCCAGCGCAGGCGCTACCGTTTCCCATGTGCGAGTGGCGCCGGCGTTGTCGAGAAGCGGTGCGATCTCGGCGTCGTCGCGAACGCAGTTCAGCTTGAGCGCCCGGATCGACCATTGCCGCCGGATATGCCGCCATAGCGTCTGCTTCAGCGCGTCCGAACGCCGGTCGCTCACAACGAGGATATCGTTGTAGAGCGGCGTCATCGAATCGAGCCACGCAAGCGTGGCCGTTCCGTACCAGTCCGCGATGCGCACGAATGGTGCGGCGAGAACCAATTCCGCGCCGTCGCGGATGACGACGATGTACATGGAGCGCCCATGCATCGCCTGATGGCGCTGCCAGCAGCGCGAAACCCATGCATGGCTGCGGAAGACCGCGAGGTCCGCCGCTCCCTTGGCGAGTTCATCCCATTCGTCGGCGAGACGGGCGAACGCAGCCGGACGATCGATGATTTCCACCTGAAAACAATCATTCCGGGAAGGTCCAGGCGTCATGGCGTCCACCCGCGCGACAAACGCACGACAAGCCGCTTGACGAGAGCGCCGGTGCGCCCAGCGAAGCTCTGTCCGCGTCCGGCGATTTGAATACCGGATGCTTCAAGAACAGCTTCACGGGCAGCGACGGCTCCCTGCGACTCGCCGAAGATCAGAAAGCGGCCGCGTGCCGGCCCGGGACCCGCATGTCCATAAACGGGGTCGAACATCGCCAACGGCACCAGCCAGCCAGCATCGATATGAAGCCGGCACGTCCGCAGCAACTCGCCCAGGGAGCCGTCGAACGCGCAAAACGCGAGCCTTGACACAATGAGTCCCCGCTCGCGCGAAAGCCTGGGATGCAACAGCACCTGCGCGGTGCTCGAAACAAGACGGAAGTTGAGGTCGATCGCCATCGGACGGCCGTCACCGGTGACGACGATGTCGAAGCCGGCGATACCGCGAAAGCCGAACGCTGCTCCACGCTGCGCGATTTCGCGACCAAGTGCGATCGCCGCGTCGGAAGGAGCGAGATCGGGGTCGATGAGATTGCCGGCATGCACGCCATTGGGCAGGCATAATTGCGAAGACGCGCCGACATAGGCGACCGTCGCATCGGCGAGTACGGCATACTGAACACAGTGATTTTCGGCGATATTAAGCACTTCCTCGAAAATCAGCGCGTCGCCATTGCCGAAACGCCGGTCCGCGCGTGCCCGGTGACGTGGTCGGCGGCAGATCATGACGTCCTGCCCGCCGCCGTTCGGCAGGTCTGTCGCCACTTTCAGCACCGTTGGCAGCGGCATGGCGTGCAGCGCCGCCGTAACCTCGGCTCCACCTGCTGCCAATTTTCGCCGGGGAACGGCCTGTTCCGGCACCAGCTCCGCGAGGTTGCCCTTGTTGTTCAGATATTGCTGGACCGCAGGCTCGATCCACGTCATGCGCGGTGGCGCCACCTCAGGAGGCGTCCAGTAGGTCGTCACGGCCTTGAGCGCCTTTCCGCCAAGCGACAGAAGGTGGTCGCGATACTGCGCACGCGTCTCATAGACCAGGCGCGTGTCCGCGACCGCGAGCCCGGCATCGCGCATGGCGGCAAGCCCATCCGGCGCAACCGTTCCGCGATGACAGATCAGCGGCAGGCGGCCGGCGCACGAAAGTGAATGCCCCGTGATGAACTCGACCATGTGAGGTTCGTTGGGAAACCAGCGGCTTGCCTCTTCCCAGATGCGCGGGGCCAGAAATGTATCGTTCGCATAATATGCGTCGAGTGTTTCCGCCGACTGGCCATGCATCCTTCCCGCCTCACTCGTCCCGGCAAACACGTCGCGCCCTGGTGCCCAGTCTTACCAGCGCGGAGGCATTGCGCAACGCTGAGAGTGTCGGTTAAATCGTCGCTTGCGGAGGCGGCCGTTCCACTTGAGACTCTGGAAAAAAATCAACGGGAGGGAAGGGCCCCTGCGCCGGCTGGTGCGCGGGATGAGACGCGGCTGGCGGATTCCCGTGGCAATGATTTGGCGAAGGGGCCTTCGACCGCAGCATCTCGTGGCAGTGACGGGCAGCGGCGGCAAATCGACCACGGTGGCGCTTCTTGGAAATATCCTTTCCGCGGTCGGGCCGACCCGGATCGGGATCGGCTTCAACACCCGGTACGGTGTCGCAAGAAGCATCGTCCGGGCCCGCCGGTCTGACCGCTACTGGGTGCAAGAAGTCAGCGGCCACGAGGTTGGTGCCGTGACGCTGACGGCGCGCCTTCTTCGGCATACGGTCGCGGTGGTCACGACGATCGGAACGGACCACTACAAGGAGTTCAGGAGCCAGGAAGCGATCGCCGACGAGAAATCGGCTCTGGTGGCAATGCTGCCGCCCGGAGGGACGGCGGTCTTGAACGCCGACGACCCGCTGGTTCTGGGGATGGCACAGAAGACCAGCGAACGCGTGGTAACGTTCGGCAAAAGC includes these proteins:
- a CDS encoding GNAT family N-acetyltransferase; the encoded protein is MEIIDRPAAFARLADEWDELAKGAADLAVFRSHAWVSRCWQRHQAMHGRSMYIVVIRDGAELVLAAPFVRIADWYGTATLAWLDSMTPLYNDILVVSDRRSDALKQTLWRHIRRQWSIRALKLNCVRDDAEIAPLLDNAGATRTWETVAPALDISAFTSRDDFLASQSSNTRYNLRRYTKLMEREGPVRFREIGSAGDLEASIRWIFAQKRKWVEARFGAANWIAAAGVEEMFLDVTAFESRRGRASVMALEAKQEIMAAVLLFKCGGTIFPSKLAYDPAWRKVSPGWVLMMHIIGEACAAGVRSVDFMIGRDTWKDRFGGQSVAVSNYRLRNGLWP